A DNA window from Salvelinus fontinalis isolate EN_2023a chromosome 28, ASM2944872v1, whole genome shotgun sequence contains the following coding sequences:
- the LOC129825854 gene encoding granzyme A-like, with protein sequence MILSTAASFWTSTMILLYLHSGDCAEIIGGKEVKPHSLPYMALLEDNKGNKMCGGILIHQQWVLTAAHCTDINKVFLGVHSIKQEEKDTRQVRKVKGRVPHPCYDPGFKVNDIMLLKLDKKVKLTTAVRPLALPVPLADVQAGTACSVSGWGATENNAKTMSDVLKSTNVTVIDRRKCNSADYYNMTPIITYNMLCAGSVDNTRVDSCQGDSGGPLVCGGELRGVVSFGTKCGIKTKPGVYTLISKMYLDWINKTMRKSLID encoded by the exons ATGATCCTCTCCACTGCAGCCAGTTTCTGGACCTCTACCATGATCCTTCTATATCTGcactcag GTGACTGTGCAGAGATCATTGGTGGAAAGGAGGTGAAGCCTCACTCCTTACCCTACATGGCTCTACTGGAGGACAACAAAGGAAACAAAATGTGTGGAGGAATCCTGATCCACCAGCAATGGGTCCTGACTGCAGCCCACTGTACTGA CATCAACAAGGTGTTTCTTGGGGTCCACTCCATCAAACAGGAGGAGAAGGACACTAGACAGGTCCGTAAGGTTAAAGGTCGCGTCCCTCATCCCTGTTATGACCCCGGATTCAAGGTCAACGACATCATGCTGTTGAAG TTGGATAAGAAAGTAAAGCTGACTACGGCAGTGAGACCTCTAGCGTTACCTGTCCCTCTGGCAGACGTCCAAGCAGGGACCGCCTGCTCAGTGTCTGGATGGGGAGCCACCGAGAACAATGCTAAAACCATGTCTGACGTCCTGAAATCTACCAACGTCACCGTGATCGACAGGAGGAAGTGTAACTCTGCAGACTACTACAACATGACCCCAATCATCACCTACAACATGCTGTGTGCCGGGTCTGTGGACAATACCAGGGTGGACTCATGTCag ggagACTCCGGTGGCCCGTTGGTGTGTGGAGGTGAACTAAGGGGAGTCGTGTCGTTCGGTACAAAATGTGGCATCAAGACCAAACCTGGGGTGTACACACTCATATCAAAAATGTACCTTGATTGGATCAACAAAACCATGAGGAAGTCACTGATTGACTGA
- the LOC129825853 gene encoding granzyme A-like, whose amino-acid sequence MILSTAASFWTSTMILLYLHSGDCAEIIGGKEVKPHSLPYMALLEDNKGNKMCGGILIHQQWVLTAAHCTDINKVFLGVHSIKQEEKDTRQVRKVKGHVPHPYYDPGFKVNDIMLLKLDKKVKLTTAVRPLALPVPLADVQAGTACSVSGWGATKNNAKTMSDVLKSTNVTVIDRRKCNSADYYNMTPIITYNMLCAGSVDKTRVDSCQGDSGGPLVCGGELRGLVSFGTKCGIKTKPGVYTLISKMYLDWINKTMRKSLID is encoded by the exons ATGATCCTCTCCACTGCAGCCAGTTTCTGGACCTCTACCATGATCCTTCTATATCTGCACtcag GTGACTGTGCAGAGATCATTGGTGGAAAGGAGGTGAAGCCTCACTCCTTACCCTACATGGCTCTACTGGAGGACAACAAAGGAAACAAAATGTGTGGAGGAATCCTGATCCACCAGCAATGGGTCCTGACTGCAGCCCACTGTACTGA CATCAACAAGGTGTTTCTAGGGGTCCACTCCATCAAACAGGAGGAGAAGGACACTAGACAGGTCCGTAAGGTTAAAGGTCACGTCCCTCATCCCTATTATGACCCCGGATTCAAAGTCAACGACATCATGCTGTTGAAG TTGGATAAGAAAGTAAAGCTGACTACGGCAGTGAGACCTCTAGCGTTACCTGTCCCTCTGGCAGACGTCCAAGCAGGGACCGCCTGCTCAGTGTCTGGATGGGGAGCCACCAAGAACAATGCTAAAACCATGTCTGACGTCCTGAAATCTACCAACGTCACCGTGATCGACAGGAGGAAGTGTAACTCTGCAGACTACTACAACATGACCCCAATCATCACCTACAACATGCTGTGTGCCGGGTCTGTGGACAAAACCAGGGTGGACTCATGtcag ggagACTCTGGTGGCCCGTTGGTGTGTGGAGGTGAACTAAGGGGACTCGTGTCATTCGGTACAAAATGTGGCATCAAGACCAAACCTGGGGTGTACACACTCATATCAAAAATGTACCTTGATTGGATCAACAAAACCATGAGGAAGTCACTGATTGACTGA